Proteins found in one Muntiacus reevesi chromosome 2, mMunRee1.1, whole genome shotgun sequence genomic segment:
- the LZTS3 gene encoding leucine zipper putative tumor suppressor 3 isoform X1, protein MAPADRASEGPRLEAPSAPHPLGECPPGLVMAKLETLPVRADPGRDPLLAFAPRPSELGPPDPRLAMGSVGSGVAHTQEFAMKSVGTRTGGGGNQGSFPGPRGSGVSRERPGRYPSEDKALANSLYLNGELRGSDHTDVCGNVVGSSGGSSSSGGSDKAPPQYREPSHPPKLLATSGKLDQCSEPLVRPSAFKPVVPKNFHSMQNLCPPQTNGTPEGRQGPGGLKGGLDKSRTMTPAGGGGSGLSDSGRNSLTSLPTYSSSYSQHLAPLSASTSHINRIGTASYGSGSGGGSSGGGSGYQDLATSDSGRASSKSGSSSSMGRPGHLGSGEGGGGGLPFAACSPPSPSALIQELEERLWEKEQEVAALRRSLEQSEAAVAQVLEERQKAWERELAELRQGCSGKLQQVARRAQRAQQGLQLQVLRLQQDKKQLQEEAARLMRQREELEDKVAACQKEQADFLPRMEETKWEVCQKAGEISLLKQQLKDSQADVSQKLSEIVGLRSQLREGRASLREKEEQLLSLRDSFGSKQASLELGEGELPSACLKPALTPVDPAEPQDALATCESDEAKMRRQAGVAAAASLVSLDGEVDAGGESGTRALRREVGRLQAELAAERRARERQGASFAEERRVWLEEKEKVIEYQKQLQLSYVEMYQRNQQLERRLRERGAAGGASTPTPQHGEEKKAWTPSRLERIESTEI, encoded by the exons ATGGCCCCTGCAGACCGGGCCTCGGAGGGTCCCAGGCTTGAGGCCCCATcggccccccacccccttggAGAG TGCCCCCCTGGCTTAGTCATGGCGAAGCTGGAGACACTGCCTGTGCGTGCTGACCCAGGGCGAGATCCCCTCCTGGCCTTCGCCCCTCGGCCCTCTGAGCTCGGACCCCCAGACCCTCGCCTGGCCATGGGCAGTGTGGGCAGTGGGGTGGCCCACACCCAGGAGTTTGCCATGAAAAGTGTGGGCACCCGTACGGGGGGTGGGGGCAACCAGGGCAGTTTCCCTGGTCCCCGTGGCAGTGGGGTCAGCAGGGAGAGGCCAGGCCGCTACCCCTCAGAGGACAAGGCTCTCGCCAATTCACTCTACCTCAATGGCGAGCTACGGGGCAGCGACCACACGGATGTCTGCGGCAACGTGGTGGGGAGCAgcggtggcagcagcagcagtgggggcAGTGATAAGGCCCCACCACAATATCGTGAGCCCAGCCACCCACCCAAGCTCCTGGCCACCTCTGGCAAGCTAGACCAG TGCTCAGAGCCGCTAGTTCGGCCTTCAGCCTTCAAGCCTGTTGTACCCAAGAACTTCCACTCCATGCAGAACTTGTGCCCCCCACAGACCAACGGGACCCCTGAGGGACGACAGGGCCCTGGTGGCCTCAAGGGTGGACTGGACAAGTCTCGGACCATGACCCCAGCGGGCGGAGGTGGGAGCGGCCTCTCAGACTCAGGCCGGAACTCACTCACAAGCCTGCCCACCTACAGTTCCAGCTACAGCCAGCACCTGGCGCCCCTCAGTGCCTCCACCAGCCACATCAACCGCATTGGCACTGCCAGCTACGGCAGTGGCAGCGGTGGTGGCAGCAGTGGTGGTGGGTCGGGCTACCAGGACCTGGCGACCTCCGACAGTGGGCGGGCCTCCAGCAAGAGTGGGTCATCCTCATCCATGGGGCGACCAGGTCACCTGGGAtcaggggagggtggagggggaggccTGCCATTTGCGGCCTGCTCACCACCTTCGCCCAGTGCTCTGATCCAGGAGCTAGAGGAGCGGCTGtgggagaaggagcaggaggtggcaGCTCTGCGGCGTAGCCTGGAGCAGAGTGAGGCGGCAGTGGCCCAGGTGCTGGAGGAGCGTCAGAAGGCCTGGGAGCGTGAGCTGGCTGAGCTGCGGCAGGGCTGCAGTGGGAAGCTGCAGCAGGTGGCCCGGCGCGCCCAGCGTGCCCAGCAAGGCCTGCAGCTCCAGGTGCTGCGGCTGCAGCAGGACAAGAAGCAGCTACAGGAGGAGGCAGCCCGGCTGATGCGGCAGCGGGAAGAGCTTGAGGACAAGGTTGCCGCCTGCCAGAAGGAACAGGCCGACTTCCTGCCCCGGATGGAGGAAACTAAGTGGGAG GTATGCCAGAAGGCTGGGGAGATTTCCCTTCTGAAGCAGCAGCTGAAGGACTCGCAGGCGGATGTGTCCCAGAAGCTGAGTGAGATTGTTGGGCTGCGCTCACAGCTGCGGGAGGGCCGGGCCTCCCTGCGGGAGAAGGAGGAGCAGCTGCTCAGCCTGAGGGACTCCTTCGGCAGCAAACAGGCCAGCCTGGAGCTGGGTGAGGGAGAgctgccctctgcctgcctcAAGCCGGCACTGACCCCAGTGGATCCGGCTGAGCCACAGGATGCGCTGGCCACCTGCGAGAGCGATGAGGCCAAGATGCGCCGTCAGGCTGGGGTGGCTGCTGCCGCCTCCTTGGTTTCCTTGGATGGGGAGGTGGATGCTGGTGGGGAGAGTGGGACGCGGGCCCTGCGGCGGGAGGTGGGGCGGCTGCAGGCTGAGCTGGCAGCTGAGCGGCGAGCCCGGGAGCGCCAGGGTGCCAGCTTTGCAGAGGAGCGCCGAGTgtggctggaggagaaggagaaggtcaTCGAGTACCAGAAACAGCTACAGCTGAGTTATGTGGAGATGTACCAGCGCAACCAGCAGCTAGAGCGGCGGCTGCGAGAGCGAGGGGCTGCGGGAGGTGCCAGCACACCTACACCCCAACATGGGGAGGAGAAGAAAGCCTGGACCCCCTCCCGCCTTGAGCGCATCGAGTCCACAGAAATATGA
- the LZTS3 gene encoding leucine zipper putative tumor suppressor 3 isoform X2: protein MAKLETLPVRADPGRDPLLAFAPRPSELGPPDPRLAMGSVGSGVAHTQEFAMKSVGTRTGGGGNQGSFPGPRGSGVSRERPGRYPSEDKALANSLYLNGELRGSDHTDVCGNVVGSSGGSSSSGGSDKAPPQYREPSHPPKLLATSGKLDQCSEPLVRPSAFKPVVPKNFHSMQNLCPPQTNGTPEGRQGPGGLKGGLDKSRTMTPAGGGGSGLSDSGRNSLTSLPTYSSSYSQHLAPLSASTSHINRIGTASYGSGSGGGSSGGGSGYQDLATSDSGRASSKSGSSSSMGRPGHLGSGEGGGGGLPFAACSPPSPSALIQELEERLWEKEQEVAALRRSLEQSEAAVAQVLEERQKAWERELAELRQGCSGKLQQVARRAQRAQQGLQLQVLRLQQDKKQLQEEAARLMRQREELEDKVAACQKEQADFLPRMEETKWEVCQKAGEISLLKQQLKDSQADVSQKLSEIVGLRSQLREGRASLREKEEQLLSLRDSFGSKQASLELGEGELPSACLKPALTPVDPAEPQDALATCESDEAKMRRQAGVAAAASLVSLDGEVDAGGESGTRALRREVGRLQAELAAERRARERQGASFAEERRVWLEEKEKVIEYQKQLQLSYVEMYQRNQQLERRLRERGAAGGASTPTPQHGEEKKAWTPSRLERIESTEI from the exons ATGGCGAAGCTGGAGACACTGCCTGTGCGTGCTGACCCAGGGCGAGATCCCCTCCTGGCCTTCGCCCCTCGGCCCTCTGAGCTCGGACCCCCAGACCCTCGCCTGGCCATGGGCAGTGTGGGCAGTGGGGTGGCCCACACCCAGGAGTTTGCCATGAAAAGTGTGGGCACCCGTACGGGGGGTGGGGGCAACCAGGGCAGTTTCCCTGGTCCCCGTGGCAGTGGGGTCAGCAGGGAGAGGCCAGGCCGCTACCCCTCAGAGGACAAGGCTCTCGCCAATTCACTCTACCTCAATGGCGAGCTACGGGGCAGCGACCACACGGATGTCTGCGGCAACGTGGTGGGGAGCAgcggtggcagcagcagcagtgggggcAGTGATAAGGCCCCACCACAATATCGTGAGCCCAGCCACCCACCCAAGCTCCTGGCCACCTCTGGCAAGCTAGACCAG TGCTCAGAGCCGCTAGTTCGGCCTTCAGCCTTCAAGCCTGTTGTACCCAAGAACTTCCACTCCATGCAGAACTTGTGCCCCCCACAGACCAACGGGACCCCTGAGGGACGACAGGGCCCTGGTGGCCTCAAGGGTGGACTGGACAAGTCTCGGACCATGACCCCAGCGGGCGGAGGTGGGAGCGGCCTCTCAGACTCAGGCCGGAACTCACTCACAAGCCTGCCCACCTACAGTTCCAGCTACAGCCAGCACCTGGCGCCCCTCAGTGCCTCCACCAGCCACATCAACCGCATTGGCACTGCCAGCTACGGCAGTGGCAGCGGTGGTGGCAGCAGTGGTGGTGGGTCGGGCTACCAGGACCTGGCGACCTCCGACAGTGGGCGGGCCTCCAGCAAGAGTGGGTCATCCTCATCCATGGGGCGACCAGGTCACCTGGGAtcaggggagggtggagggggaggccTGCCATTTGCGGCCTGCTCACCACCTTCGCCCAGTGCTCTGATCCAGGAGCTAGAGGAGCGGCTGtgggagaaggagcaggaggtggcaGCTCTGCGGCGTAGCCTGGAGCAGAGTGAGGCGGCAGTGGCCCAGGTGCTGGAGGAGCGTCAGAAGGCCTGGGAGCGTGAGCTGGCTGAGCTGCGGCAGGGCTGCAGTGGGAAGCTGCAGCAGGTGGCCCGGCGCGCCCAGCGTGCCCAGCAAGGCCTGCAGCTCCAGGTGCTGCGGCTGCAGCAGGACAAGAAGCAGCTACAGGAGGAGGCAGCCCGGCTGATGCGGCAGCGGGAAGAGCTTGAGGACAAGGTTGCCGCCTGCCAGAAGGAACAGGCCGACTTCCTGCCCCGGATGGAGGAAACTAAGTGGGAG GTATGCCAGAAGGCTGGGGAGATTTCCCTTCTGAAGCAGCAGCTGAAGGACTCGCAGGCGGATGTGTCCCAGAAGCTGAGTGAGATTGTTGGGCTGCGCTCACAGCTGCGGGAGGGCCGGGCCTCCCTGCGGGAGAAGGAGGAGCAGCTGCTCAGCCTGAGGGACTCCTTCGGCAGCAAACAGGCCAGCCTGGAGCTGGGTGAGGGAGAgctgccctctgcctgcctcAAGCCGGCACTGACCCCAGTGGATCCGGCTGAGCCACAGGATGCGCTGGCCACCTGCGAGAGCGATGAGGCCAAGATGCGCCGTCAGGCTGGGGTGGCTGCTGCCGCCTCCTTGGTTTCCTTGGATGGGGAGGTGGATGCTGGTGGGGAGAGTGGGACGCGGGCCCTGCGGCGGGAGGTGGGGCGGCTGCAGGCTGAGCTGGCAGCTGAGCGGCGAGCCCGGGAGCGCCAGGGTGCCAGCTTTGCAGAGGAGCGCCGAGTgtggctggaggagaaggagaaggtcaTCGAGTACCAGAAACAGCTACAGCTGAGTTATGTGGAGATGTACCAGCGCAACCAGCAGCTAGAGCGGCGGCTGCGAGAGCGAGGGGCTGCGGGAGGTGCCAGCACACCTACACCCCAACATGGGGAGGAGAAGAAAGCCTGGACCCCCTCCCGCCTTGAGCGCATCGAGTCCACAGAAATATGA